ACGCATCTCCGGCGCGTCCGGACCCAAAATCAGCGTGTTCTCCGGAAACGAATGCTGCGGTGCCTCAGCCGAGGCCGCGCCCGCGGCCAACAGACAAAACAACACCGGGAATACATGTCGCGATTGGATCATCGGTCGCTCCTTATGGCTTCCTGTGGTTGCAGGGATACTCATCGAAATAGCTGCGGATCGTCAAGCGGTAAAGGTCTCACCACCAGCGAACATCGCTGTTGGTGGGTTCGTCATCGCGGTAGCGCGGTCCATATCCCCGGTCGGCGATCCATCGAACGTTGCCCGCGACGTACAGGAAATTCGCCCCGTTGCCGTGGTCCTGGCTCAGGTAGTCCTGCCGCCACGTCTCAGCGTCCAACCGCCAGTCGCCCCCCGATAGCCAACTCTGGTAGGGACAGGTCGCCCCATCACGCCACCAGTTGCAAAACAACAGTACCCGCACCGTATCGCCGTTCGTGCCGCGATTGCGCCGGCCGTTGCGCCCGCCCCACCCATCGTTCCACGCCGTGCTGTTGTGAATCGACCACGAAAACGAATAACCGCGCCACCGCGTCGGCTTCCAGTCCCGCAGGTGCTCAGGGCAATAGAAAACGCGGTAGACAGCGCCGCGCGACGTCAGCGACTGGTCCCTGATCTGGAACATCCGGTTGATCTGGTGGCCCCAGGATTCGCTATAGTTCCAGCGTTCCCCATAGTACGCAGCCGGAAGCCAATCCTCATAGGCGTCCATATAGAGCTGAAAGCCGAGTCCCAACTGCCGCAGGTTCGACTGGCACTCCACCGTCCGCGCCTGCTTGCGCGCCTGCTGCAGCGCCGGCAGCAATATCGACACCAACACCGCGATAATCGCCACCACCACCAGCAACTCAATCAAGG
This sequence is a window from Phycisphaerae bacterium. Protein-coding genes within it:
- a CDS encoding DUF1559 domain-containing protein, with the translated sequence MKIGATRDIRGFTLIELLVVVAIIAVLVSILLPALQQARKQARTVECQSNLRQLGLGFQLYMDAYEDWLPAAYYGERWNYSESWGHQINRMFQIRDQSLTSRGAVYRVFYCPEHLRDWKPTRWRGYSFSWSIHNSTAWNDGWGGRNGRRNRGTNGDTVRVLLFCNWWRDGATCPYQSWLSGGDWRLDAETWRQDYLSQDHGNGANFLYVAGNVRWIADRGYGPRYRDDEPTNSDVRWW